From one Triticum urartu cultivar G1812 chromosome 3, Tu2.1, whole genome shotgun sequence genomic stretch:
- the LOC125543367 gene encoding rac-like GTP-binding protein 1, with translation MTGCGWRGEERRDMSGGAAAGAAAAVSRFIKCVAVGDGAVGKTCMLICYTCNKFPTDYIPTVFDNFSANVSVDGSIVNLGLWDTAGQEDYSRLRPLSYRGADVFILSFSLTSRASYENVHKKWMPELRRYAPGIPVLLVGTKLDLREDRAYLADHAADSIITTEQGEELRRQIGAVAYIECSSKTQRNIKAVFDTAIKAVLQPQRHKEVARKEIRTRSSRSVRRYFCGSVCLA, from the exons ATGACTGGGTGTGgctggagaggagaggagaggagagacATGAGCGGCGGAGCGGcagcgggggcggcggcggcggtgagcaGGTTCATCAAGTGCGTGGCCGTGGGCGACGGCGCCGTGGGCAAGACCTGCATGCTCATCTGCTACACCTGCAACAAGTTCCCCACC GACTACATCCCCACCGTGTTCGACAACTTCAGCGCCAATGTCTCCGTGGACGGCAGCATCGTCAACCTCGGCCTCTGGGACACCGCAG GTCAGGAGGATTACAGCAGGCTGAGGCCTCTGAGCTACAGGGGAGCCGATGTCTTCATCCTCTCCTTCTCCCTCACCAGCAGAGCAAGCTATGAGAATGTGCACAAGAAG TGGATGCCGGAGCTTCGCCGGTACGCCCCCGGCATTCCTGTACTACTTGTTGGAACCAAGTTGG ATCTCCGAGAAGATAGAGCTTATCTTGCTGATCATGCAGCTGATTCCATAATAACAACTGAGCAG GGTGAGGAGCTTCGGAGACAAATAGGTGCGGTGGCATACATAGAATGCAGCTCCAAGACACAAAGG AACATTAAGGCTGTTTTCGACACTGCAATCAAGGCAGTCCTTCAACCTCAAAGGCACAAGGAGGTAGCCAGAAAGGAAATTCGGACTCGCTCTAGTCGGTCAGTAAG GCGGTACTTCTGCGGGAGTGTTTGCTTAGCATAG